The Aurantiacibacter arachoides genome window below encodes:
- a CDS encoding alpha-amylase family glycosyl hydrolase, whose protein sequence is MKKHLLVAAAPLFTLSACATVPATAPAATDPWQPRPYVQIEAPEWTRDAVLYQINTRQFTPEGTFRAAERELPRLRELGVDILWLMPIHPIGELNRKGTLGSPYSVRDYYAVNPEFGTEAEFRSFVDAAHAQGFRVILDLVANHTAWDNALASEHPDWYETTWDGQFRPTPWWDWSDIIDLDWSQPGVREHVGGAMEHWVREFGVDGFRADVAGYVPVDFWETMRARLDAIRPVFMLGEVQQSSYHRAAFDASYGWDWHVASKRIAQGQADATGFFGYYAEDESLWPREAMRLTYIENHDSNAWEGTMEENYGPALEAMTALSFTHDGLPLIHNGQEACNTKRLEFFEKDPIDWSQGRNCAYGTLLRDLIAFRDANPALANGQWGATMQQVVTDRPQQIFGFVREADGNKVLALFNFSDEPVTATLADGLAAGEYRTFGSNEMATIASGDTVTLAAWGYSLFARGQR, encoded by the coding sequence ATGAAGAAACACCTCCTCGTTGCCGCCGCGCCGCTCTTCACGCTTTCCGCCTGCGCTACTGTTCCGGCCACCGCGCCTGCCGCCACCGACCCGTGGCAGCCGCGGCCCTATGTGCAGATCGAGGCGCCCGAATGGACGCGCGATGCCGTGCTCTACCAGATCAACACTCGCCAGTTCACGCCCGAGGGCACGTTCCGCGCCGCCGAGCGAGAGCTTCCGCGCCTGCGCGAGCTAGGTGTCGACATCCTCTGGTTGATGCCCATCCACCCGATCGGCGAGCTCAACCGCAAGGGCACCCTCGGCAGCCCCTACTCCGTGCGCGACTACTACGCCGTGAACCCGGAATTCGGCACCGAGGCGGAGTTTCGCAGCTTCGTCGATGCCGCCCATGCGCAGGGCTTCCGCGTCATCCTCGATCTCGTTGCCAACCACACCGCCTGGGACAACGCCCTCGCGAGCGAGCACCCCGACTGGTACGAGACAACCTGGGACGGTCAATTCCGCCCCACACCGTGGTGGGACTGGTCCGACATCATTGATCTCGACTGGTCGCAGCCCGGCGTGCGCGAACACGTCGGCGGGGCGATGGAGCACTGGGTGCGCGAATTCGGCGTCGACGGCTTCCGCGCCGACGTGGCGGGATACGTGCCGGTCGATTTCTGGGAGACCATGCGCGCACGCCTCGATGCCATCCGCCCGGTCTTTATGCTCGGCGAGGTGCAACAGTCGAGCTACCACCGCGCCGCCTTCGACGCGAGTTACGGCTGGGATTGGCATGTCGCCTCCAAGCGCATTGCCCAGGGGCAGGCGGATGCCACCGGCTTTTTCGGCTATTACGCCGAGGACGAGAGCCTGTGGCCGCGCGAGGCCATGCGACTCACCTACATCGAGAACCACGACTCCAATGCCTGGGAAGGCACGATGGAGGAGAACTACGGCCCTGCGCTAGAGGCTATGACGGCTCTCAGCTTCACGCATGACGGTCTGCCACTGATCCACAACGGGCAGGAAGCCTGCAACACCAAGCGGCTAGAATTCTTCGAGAAAGACCCGATCGACTGGTCGCAGGGGCGCAATTGCGCCTACGGCACCCTGCTTCGCGACCTCATCGCCTTCCGCGATGCCAACCCCGCGCTCGCTAACGGCCAGTGGGGCGCGACCATGCAGCAGGTAGTCACCGATCGGCCACAGCAGATCTTCGGCTTTGTGCGCGAGGCTGACGGCAACAAGGTCCTCGCCCTCTTCAACTTCTCGGATGAACCTGTAACCGCCACGTTGGCAGACGGTCTGGCTGCGGGAGAATACCGCACGTTCGGCAGCAACGAAATGGCGACCATCGCGTCGGGCGACACGGTCACGCTGGCCGCCTGGGGTTACAGCCTGTTCGCAAGGGGCCAACGTTAA
- a CDS encoding ROK family protein, whose product MSLVGVIEAGGTKFAAPPARPDGTLLDRMHMDTQADAKSFAKLANRFAVAARHGPIAALGVARFGPFDLDSASPAHGIFTTTLKPEWSGVNWHEALKLFGVPVAIDIHVNGAAMGERMAGAGRGRCTIAYTTISAGIGTSARSFSASRAPRGSRWAQARTGSSPPRLRWGCPPSSPPCRRWQSSCFTPA is encoded by the coding sequence ATGAGCCTCGTCGGGGTCATCGAGGCGGGCGGCACCAAGTTCGCCGCCCCGCCTGCCAGACCTGACGGCACGTTGCTCGATCGTATGCACATGGATACCCAAGCGGATGCGAAAAGCTTTGCCAAGCTGGCCAACCGGTTCGCCGTCGCCGCCCGGCACGGTCCCATTGCCGCCCTTGGGGTCGCCAGGTTCGGCCCATTCGACCTCGATTCCGCCTCCCCCGCCCACGGCATTTTCACCACCACCCTTAAGCCCGAGTGGAGCGGGGTGAACTGGCACGAGGCGCTAAAATTATTTGGCGTGCCCGTTGCCATCGATATCCACGTCAACGGCGCGGCCATGGGCGAAAGGATGGCGGGTGCGGGGCGCGGCAGGTGCACGATCGCCTACACCACGATCAGCGCCGGCATCGGTACATCTGCGAGATCTTTCTCAGCGTCGCGCGCGCCAAGGGGAAGTCGCTGGGCGCAGGCACGCACTGGGTCTTCGCCGCCGCGGTTACGCTGGGGATGCCCGCCGTCCTCGCCGCCGTGTCGCCGGTGGCAATCTTCCTGTTTTACGCCGGCATGA